A single region of the Pseudanabaena sp. FACHB-2040 genome encodes:
- a CDS encoding RuBisCO accumulation factor 1 gives MTMVPPNASDAGDAVDTQALLTRLRRKEGDWVEWGQACQTLQKSGFNPQKIFEETGFEPIQQNQIIVAMQVFQSMLAVGVEESVKAHFQHQGSDSLYELRILSQTDRARTAEFVLKHGLDSDEVRDIVKPIKEYSYRKENPEGFSDHPGDAVAFHFWNLARQKSDLQARSRLIAQGLRYVYSSSARQQIEKLLMDFSVVKSRPAPKLPIYRLESETELPRILPVVGELPLTVDDIKAVPLAIPEEPFGMMKFSGTGAWVPIPGWQVILQAEDPIALIAKLDQLPNVSTDASAESVLLIVDRAQREWKPDSYFVAEQADQIVIDWFEEKPSASLMGRVILVIRPKKILDEDYTRELWQIDE, from the coding sequence ATGACGATGGTCCCTCCCAATGCTTCTGATGCCGGTGATGCGGTCGATACTCAGGCGCTGCTGACTCGGCTGCGGCGCAAAGAGGGCGACTGGGTGGAGTGGGGGCAGGCCTGCCAGACGCTGCAAAAATCAGGCTTTAATCCGCAGAAGATTTTTGAAGAGACTGGGTTTGAGCCGATCCAGCAAAACCAGATCATCGTGGCTATGCAGGTGTTTCAGTCAATGCTGGCAGTAGGCGTGGAAGAGTCGGTTAAGGCTCACTTTCAGCACCAGGGCAGCGACAGTCTGTATGAACTGCGGATTCTCTCTCAGACCGATCGGGCTAGAACCGCTGAGTTTGTGCTCAAGCATGGGCTCGACTCAGATGAGGTGCGCGACATCGTTAAACCCATCAAAGAATATTCCTATCGTAAGGAAAACCCTGAGGGGTTTTCTGACCATCCTGGCGATGCAGTGGCCTTTCATTTCTGGAATTTGGCCCGCCAAAAGAGTGATTTGCAGGCGCGATCGCGCCTCATTGCCCAGGGGCTGCGCTACGTCTACAGCTCCAGCGCCCGTCAGCAAATAGAGAAGCTGCTGATGGACTTTTCGGTGGTCAAATCTCGCCCAGCCCCAAAACTGCCGATTTACCGATTAGAGAGTGAGACAGAGTTGCCGCGCATTCTCCCTGTCGTGGGGGAGCTGCCCCTGACCGTAGACGACATCAAAGCCGTTCCTCTAGCCATTCCAGAGGAACCGTTTGGCATGATGAAATTTTCTGGAACGGGGGCTTGGGTGCCGATTCCAGGTTGGCAGGTAATTTTGCAGGCGGAAGATCCAATTGCGCTGATTGCAAAGCTAGATCAGCTGCCGAATGTGTCAACAGATGCCTCTGCGGAATCTGTGCTGCTGATTGTTGATCGGGCGCAGCGAGAGTGGAAGCCGGACAGCTATTTTGTTGCAGAGCAGGCTGACCAGATTGTGATCGACTGGTTTGAGGAGAAGCCTAGCGCGTCCCTCATGGGGCGAGTCATTTTGGTGATACGGCCGAAGAAGATTTTGGACGAAGACTACACACGCGAACTTTGGCAAATTGACGAGTAG
- a CDS encoding energy transducer TonB encodes MGNFTSPTSLSQHRDPRLLWPLLGTASVIVHGLVLAWLGAVRLNVRPLQNSSPIPIQILSEEATAADPNSVPLDPSDIPNPTPDESLTAAPQIAPAWEQPPAAEDFLPTAPDETAQQIPQPAPAPASSSSPSPPPAPTPPTSPNPPAPAPPPTSAPPSNGSGQLIPLDLQVDPGGRDLPDTLPQFQSSSAIWVQPLLAGCGQSSLTAVSATVRLRITVETDGRISQTAVVQSSGDTALDALAACLVEQGLQLVPATTAGVERPTDAVILEAQLQL; translated from the coding sequence ATGGGCAACTTCACAAGCCCCACAAGCCTCAGCCAACATCGCGATCCTCGCCTGCTCTGGCCGCTGCTGGGTACCGCCTCAGTGATCGTTCACGGGCTGGTGCTGGCCTGGCTTGGCGCGGTGCGACTCAATGTGCGACCTCTGCAAAACAGTTCTCCCATCCCCATCCAAATCCTCAGCGAAGAAGCCACGGCTGCAGATCCAAACTCTGTCCCCCTAGATCCATCTGACATCCCTAACCCAACCCCAGATGAGTCTTTGACCGCTGCCCCCCAGATAGCCCCTGCCTGGGAGCAGCCGCCCGCAGCAGAAGACTTCCTGCCAACCGCTCCCGACGAAACCGCTCAACAAATTCCCCAACCCGCTCCCGCCCCAGCCTCCTCCTCTTCCCCATCTCCCCCACCCGCTCCTACTCCTCCCACCTCCCCAAATCCCCCTGCCCCCGCTCCCCCACCCACTTCCGCACCACCTAGCAATGGCTCAGGCCAGCTTATCCCCCTCGACCTCCAGGTCGATCCTGGCGGCAGGGATTTGCCTGATACATTGCCCCAGTTTCAGTCCAGCAGCGCCATTTGGGTTCAGCCGTTGTTAGCAGGCTGCGGTCAAAGCAGCCTAACTGCCGTCAGCGCAACGGTGCGGCTACGGATCACTGTCGAGACTGATGGCCGTATTTCTCAGACGGCAGTGGTGCAGAGCAGCGGCGATACGGCTCTAGACGCACTGGCGGCCTGCTTGGTGGAGCAGGGCCTACAGCTGGTGCCCGCCACCACTGCAGGCGTAGAGCGCCCCACTGATGCGGTCATTCTTGAAGCTCAGCTACAGCTTTAA
- a CDS encoding response regulator — translation MSTPQSRQTPKGPKPKLLVVDDEPDNLDLLYRTFYREFQVLRADDGLAALHILATHPDVAVIISDQRMPGMSGTEFLRRTAADYPDIMRIILTGYTDVEDLVGAINEGKVFKYVTKPWDDVELKEIVRQALEAHRLLKARTAELNRALRQETLLNAITHTIRSAQTLHEMLQTIADTVGRTMDVSYCVLRPFYESSLPQSAYFTYCSPSHLSDDEITCRQADLEQTLWKTQEILLLDQPRDSSPAVAENPDRQVAFERLGIQSSLLIPLRYKQDLMAVLALHQCQADRVWEPSEVQLLVTLADQAALAVAQVQTYERIQALAQREALINTITTAIRSSLNPQKTFAAITYTLGQALQVDGCALSLWTEAEEFVQCVGLYNVEDSEAAKALADPTAPGIPQSQVPISGNPVLQQLLATQKPVVIHDLDQQPELVHHDLPLRAPAKALLVVPLIVDRQIIGSISLRQFYQPRSWHPDEVELAQVVAAQAAIAVQQARLYQTTRQQAEQLLALDRQKTEFFQNVSHEFRTPLTLMIGPLEGVVAQGEGLGYDQATIALRNSRRLLRLVNQLLDIQRLDAGRMQPTFRPCDPAAFIHEIIEAFRPYCDRKFLHLVADLRPSPPLYLDMEKFDKVLYNLLSNAIKFTPAEGTITVRLIPAADTCQIEVEDTGIGIRADQLPYLFERFRQADGSSNRSHEGSGLGLALVQALVKLHSGDIAVSSHYGQGTKFTITLPLGKRHLSPSQIIEQSVNLERQRAAVELADVELPFIEAEKAAEPPLLYEHGLPETLPQILVVDDNPDLRTYVSHVLQHVGYQIRTAHNGAVAYEMACTFRPDLILTDWMMPELTGLELIQRIRSNPDLSSTPIVLLTAKVDDETRIEGVEQGADAYLGKPFNDRELLAEVRNLLALKANERRVAELNQYLTESVLRRFLPKSLVQKAALGQLQLDLKPEPRLITILFSDMVGFTQLSNSLGPQRIAELLNEYLDAMTQAIFEYGGTVDKFMGDGVLALFGAPEDLSPAEQARRAIAAARRMHQHLRHLNQRWQIQGIPPIQFRCGIHQGNAVVGMFGSAERTDFTAIGPSVNMAARLQEAAMPNHILVSEDVGKYLNSDAIVGAQPLLLKGIDDPVMTLSVRVEFDDILTSSTP, via the coding sequence ATGAGTACACCGCAATCTCGCCAAACTCCAAAAGGCCCTAAACCCAAGCTCCTGGTTGTCGATGATGAACCCGACAATCTGGACTTGCTCTATCGCACTTTTTACCGAGAATTTCAGGTTCTGCGGGCTGACGATGGGCTAGCCGCGCTCCATATTCTGGCAACTCATCCTGATGTGGCGGTGATCATTTCTGACCAGCGGATGCCGGGCATGAGCGGCACTGAGTTTCTGCGTCGCACCGCTGCTGACTATCCCGACATCATGCGGATCATCCTCACGGGCTATACCGATGTTGAGGATCTCGTTGGGGCTATTAACGAGGGCAAAGTCTTCAAGTACGTCACCAAGCCCTGGGACGACGTAGAGCTGAAGGAAATCGTGCGGCAGGCCCTAGAGGCCCATCGCCTGCTAAAGGCCCGTACGGCAGAACTCAACCGAGCCCTGCGGCAAGAAACGCTGCTCAATGCCATCACCCACACTATCCGCAGTGCCCAGACCCTACATGAGATGCTGCAAACCATTGCAGACACCGTTGGGCGCACGATGGACGTCAGCTATTGCGTGCTGCGGCCCTTTTACGAGTCTAGCCTGCCTCAAAGTGCCTATTTCACCTACTGCAGCCCATCTCATTTGTCTGACGATGAGATCACCTGCAGGCAGGCCGATTTAGAACAAACGCTTTGGAAAACCCAGGAAATTCTCCTGCTAGACCAGCCCCGTGACAGCTCACCAGCGGTAGCAGAAAACCCCGACCGTCAGGTGGCCTTTGAGCGGCTTGGCATCCAGTCTAGCCTGCTGATTCCGCTGCGGTACAAGCAGGATTTGATGGCCGTTTTGGCGCTGCACCAATGCCAGGCTGACCGAGTTTGGGAGCCCAGTGAGGTGCAGCTGCTGGTAACACTGGCAGATCAGGCAGCCCTAGCAGTGGCCCAGGTGCAGACCTACGAACGAATTCAGGCGTTGGCCCAGCGTGAGGCGCTGATCAACACGATCACCACAGCCATTCGCTCTAGTCTCAATCCCCAAAAGACCTTTGCTGCCATTACCTATACCCTGGGGCAGGCGCTTCAGGTAGATGGCTGCGCCCTGTCACTCTGGACAGAGGCAGAGGAGTTTGTGCAGTGTGTGGGCCTTTATAACGTTGAGGACAGTGAGGCGGCAAAAGCCCTGGCAGACCCTACGGCCCCCGGTATTCCCCAGTCTCAGGTGCCGATTTCTGGCAATCCGGTCTTGCAACAGCTGCTAGCCACCCAAAAGCCGGTTGTGATCCACGACCTCGACCAGCAGCCAGAGCTGGTGCACCACGACCTGCCCCTCCGAGCCCCGGCCAAGGCGCTGCTGGTGGTACCGCTGATTGTCGATCGTCAGATTATCGGCAGCATTTCTCTGCGCCAGTTTTATCAGCCCCGCTCGTGGCATCCAGATGAGGTGGAGCTGGCTCAGGTGGTGGCAGCTCAGGCTGCGATCGCAGTGCAGCAGGCCCGGCTCTACCAAACCACTCGGCAGCAGGCCGAGCAGCTGCTGGCTCTAGACCGGCAGAAGACCGAGTTCTTCCAGAATGTCTCCCACGAGTTTCGCACCCCGCTGACCCTTATGATTGGGCCGCTAGAGGGGGTGGTGGCCCAAGGCGAGGGGTTGGGCTATGACCAGGCCACCATCGCCCTGCGCAACTCTCGTCGGTTGCTGCGGCTGGTCAATCAGCTGCTCGACATTCAGCGGCTCGATGCGGGCCGTATGCAGCCCACTTTCCGCCCCTGTGATCCGGCTGCCTTTATCCACGAGATCATTGAGGCGTTTAGGCCCTATTGCGATCGCAAGTTTCTTCATTTAGTAGCCGATCTGCGGCCTTCTCCACCCCTTTATTTAGATATGGAGAAGTTCGACAAGGTTCTCTACAACCTGCTCTCCAACGCCATCAAATTCACTCCGGCAGAAGGCACGATTACGGTGCGGCTGATTCCGGCAGCAGACACTTGCCAAATTGAGGTCGAAGATACTGGTATCGGCATTCGGGCTGATCAGCTACCCTACCTGTTTGAGCGGTTTCGTCAGGCAGATGGCTCAAGCAATCGCAGCCACGAAGGTAGCGGTCTGGGTTTGGCCTTGGTGCAGGCTTTAGTCAAGCTCCACAGCGGCGATATTGCCGTTAGCTCCCACTACGGCCAGGGAACCAAGTTCACTATCACCCTGCCGCTGGGCAAACGCCACCTCTCTCCGAGCCAGATTATTGAGCAGTCGGTCAACCTAGAGCGGCAGCGGGCAGCGGTAGAGCTAGCCGACGTAGAGCTGCCCTTTATCGAGGCCGAGAAAGCCGCCGAGCCGCCGCTGCTCTACGAACATGGCCTGCCAGAGACCCTGCCCCAGATTCTAGTGGTCGATGACAACCCTGATCTGCGAACCTATGTCTCGCATGTGCTGCAGCATGTGGGGTATCAGATCCGCACAGCTCACAATGGGGCAGTGGCCTACGAGATGGCCTGCACCTTCCGCCCAGACCTGATTTTGACCGACTGGATGATGCCAGAGTTGACTGGGCTGGAGCTGATTCAGAGAATCCGATCCAACCCTGACCTGAGCAGCACCCCCATTGTTTTGCTCACCGCTAAGGTAGACGACGAAACCCGCATTGAGGGGGTGGAGCAGGGAGCCGACGCCTATCTAGGCAAGCCCTTTAACGACCGCGAGCTGTTGGCCGAGGTGCGCAACCTGCTGGCGCTCAAAGCTAATGAGCGACGAGTCGCCGAACTCAACCAGTACTTAACTGAGTCGGTGCTGCGGCGATTTTTGCCCAAGTCGCTGGTACAAAAAGCAGCCCTGGGGCAGCTACAGCTAGATCTCAAGCCTGAACCCAGGCTGATCACGATTTTGTTCTCAGATATGGTCGGGTTTACTCAGCTCTCCAACAGCTTGGGACCCCAGCGCATTGCTGAACTCCTCAATGAGTACCTGGATGCGATGACCCAGGCCATTTTTGAGTACGGCGGCACTGTCGATAAATTTATGGGAGACGGGGTGCTAGCGCTGTTTGGGGCACCCGAAGACTTGAGCCCGGCTGAGCAGGCGCGCCGTGCGATCGCAGCGGCCCGTCGGATGCATCAGCATCTTCGTCATCTCAACCAGCGTTGGCAGATTCAGGGCATTCCGCCGATCCAGTTTCGCTGCGGCATTCACCAGGGCAACGCTGTAGTGGGTATGTTTGGCAGCGCCGAGCGTACTGACTTTACCGCCATTGGCCCCAGCGTCAACATGGCCGCTCGCCTGCAAGAGGCCGCCATGCCCAACCATATTTTGGTCTCCGAAGACGTGGGCAAATATCTTAACTCCGATGCTATTGTGGGGGCTCAACCTCTCCTGCTCAAAGGCATTGACGATCCTGTTATGACCCTATCTGTCCGGGTGGAGTTTGACGATATTCTCACCTCTTCTACCCCCTAG
- a CDS encoding GNAT family N-acetyltransferase — protein sequence MTSSNAESSSLPESSLQMRVRSARLEDLPQLTEILTSSFYVRTGWMGWLYPLLKLGISEDLRQRLRSQNPHYACLAVIRQILPVQMATHTYCDCVTGTIELSQRYALPWQPIKPQHLYISNLAVHSEFRRQGVAQLLLKTCESIALEWGFDDLYLHVMEDNLQARQLYRKAGFHLVQSKSSGLPWLRPYPRRLLMHKPLVVNGQ from the coding sequence ATGACTTCATCTAATGCGGAATCTTCATCTCTGCCTGAATCCTCGCTGCAAATGCGAGTGCGTTCGGCGCGCCTGGAAGATTTGCCTCAGTTAACAGAAATCTTGACCAGCAGTTTCTATGTCCGCACAGGCTGGATGGGGTGGCTCTACCCCTTACTGAAGCTAGGCATTTCTGAAGATCTCAGGCAGCGGTTGCGATCGCAAAATCCCCACTACGCTTGTCTGGCAGTTATTCGGCAGATCCTGCCGGTGCAGATGGCGACGCACACCTACTGCGACTGCGTCACTGGCACCATTGAACTCTCCCAGCGCTATGCGCTGCCCTGGCAGCCGATCAAGCCCCAGCATCTATATATCTCCAATCTAGCTGTACATTCTGAGTTTCGACGGCAGGGGGTCGCCCAACTGCTGCTTAAAACCTGTGAAAGCATTGCCTTGGAGTGGGGATTTGATGACTTGTACCTGCATGTGATGGAGGACAATCTCCAAGCACGTCAGCTATATCGCAAAGCAGGGTTTCACCTGGTGCAGTCAAAGTCCTCTGGTCTGCCCTGGCTGCGCCCCTACCCCCGGCGGTTATTGATGCACAAGCCCTTGGTCGTAAACGGGCAATAG